A genomic window from Terriglobia bacterium includes:
- a CDS encoding tryptophan 7-halogenase, translating to MRSNDTRYDVCVVGGGPAGSTAATFMAMRGHRVLLIEKELVPVYKIGESLLPATVHGICAMLGVVEELNSHNFIRKLGGTFRWGKNRAPWTFTFAESSRFQGPTSHAYQVERIKFDKILLDNAVRKGVEVWEQHRVQDLLFDNDRVSGIRLFNNAGEEIVVGSTYVVDASGHTSTIARHAGKRIFSKFFRNLALFGYFKNAGRLPAPNSGNIFCAAFEKGWFWYIPLSDMLTSVGAIIGQEYSSLLQKGHERAFTELVSNCGPIKDLLSNASPCKDAPYNEIRVRTDYSYSHSSFWRPGLVLIGDAACFIDPVFSSGVHLATYSALLAARSINTYFENPLSEEIAFKEFEMRYRREYKVFYDFLTAFYDLDQDLESYYWTARVLMHSEIPGNQAFLNLVGGDASGELLNSVNGKPEDYRARGSRIFPDAAGLPSDKYAESGSPPNERRKLWSELNAEGFKLQLRGAMKGAPVPEQPLFKNGLVPSRDGLSWTHSPMPAGMPAAYR from the coding sequence ATGAGGAGCAATGATACACGCTACGATGTTTGCGTGGTTGGGGGCGGTCCCGCTGGATCTACAGCGGCAACTTTTATGGCGATGCGGGGACACCGCGTTCTGCTTATCGAGAAAGAATTGGTTCCCGTTTATAAGATCGGCGAGTCCTTGCTGCCTGCCACCGTTCATGGAATCTGCGCGATGTTGGGCGTTGTTGAAGAACTGAACAGTCACAATTTCATACGCAAGCTTGGCGGCACGTTCCGCTGGGGGAAAAACAGAGCGCCTTGGACCTTTACGTTTGCTGAGTCATCAAGATTCCAAGGGCCCACATCTCATGCTTATCAGGTTGAACGGATCAAGTTCGATAAGATATTGCTGGATAACGCCGTTCGAAAAGGTGTAGAGGTTTGGGAACAACATCGCGTGCAAGATCTACTTTTCGACAATGATCGCGTATCGGGAATACGGCTTTTCAACAATGCAGGTGAGGAAATAGTGGTTGGAAGCACCTACGTAGTGGACGCTTCCGGTCATACCAGCACCATTGCCCGCCATGCAGGAAAGCGCATATTTTCCAAATTTTTCCGGAATCTCGCCTTGTTTGGATATTTTAAGAACGCCGGTAGATTGCCAGCCCCCAATTCGGGCAATATTTTTTGCGCTGCTTTTGAAAAGGGGTGGTTCTGGTATATTCCACTTTCTGACATGCTGACTTCTGTGGGAGCCATTATAGGGCAAGAATACTCGTCTTTGTTGCAGAAAGGGCATGAGCGGGCCTTTACCGAATTGGTTTCTAACTGTGGGCCCATTAAAGATTTGTTATCAAACGCTTCTCCGTGCAAGGACGCTCCCTATAACGAGATTCGCGTACGGACAGACTACTCCTACTCCCATAGTAGTTTTTGGAGGCCAGGTCTGGTTTTGATCGGCGATGCTGCCTGTTTTATCGATCCGGTGTTTTCATCTGGAGTGCACCTTGCGACTTATTCGGCATTGTTGGCGGCAAGATCGATCAATACCTATTTTGAGAACCCATTGAGCGAGGAAATAGCTTTCAAGGAATTTGAGATGCGGTATAGACGTGAATATAAAGTGTTTTATGACTTTCTTACAGCTTTTTATGATTTGGATCAAGATCTGGAAAGCTATTATTGGACTGCAAGAGTATTGATGCACTCTGAAATTCCTGGAAACCAGGCATTCCTCAATCTCGTGGGCGGAGATGCCAGCGGGGAACTGCTCAATAGCGTCAACGGCAAACCGGAAGATTATCGAGCGCGTGGCAGCCGAATCTTTCCTGACGCGGCGGGATTGCCCAGCGATAAGTATGCCGAAAGCGGTTCACCACCGAACGAGAGAAGAAAGTTGTGGAGCGAATTGAATGCAGAAGGTTTTAAGCTGCAATTGCGGGGTGCTATGAAGGGTGCTCCTGTGCCTGAGCAGCCACTTTTCAAAAATGGGCTCGTTCCATCCCGGGATGGCCTTTCCTGGACCCACTCCCCCATGCCCGCTGGTATGCCCGCAGCTTACCGGTAG
- a CDS encoding AMP-binding protein, with amino-acid sequence MSREYCILNEVLRWRAQHDSNQPAFTFLKDDGEEDAQWSYAELDHAARAIAGRLQESVWIGQRVLPLFPPGLEFVAAFWGCLYAGQLLSPHILSVHKLITDRRIV; translated from the coding sequence ATGTCCCGTGAGTATTGCATCTTAAATGAAGTGCTCCGTTGGAGAGCACAACATGATTCTAACCAGCCCGCCTTTACTTTTCTCAAGGATGATGGCGAGGAAGACGCTCAGTGGAGCTATGCTGAGCTGGATCATGCCGCTCGCGCCATAGCCGGCCGTTTGCAAGAGTCGGTTTGGATTGGCCAGCGCGTGCTTCCGCTTTTTCCACCCGGCCTGGAATTTGTGGCAGCGTTTTGGGGATGTTTGTATGCGGGACAATTGCTGTCCCCGCATATCCTGTCCGTTCACAAGCTAATTACTGACAGGAGAATTGTATGA